A genomic window from Flavobacterium johnsoniae includes:
- a CDS encoding F0F1 ATP synthase subunit B, protein MEKLINQFEFGLFFWQVLIFVGLIFLLKKFAWKPILDAVNDREQGIKDALLSAENARQEMQNLQADNQRILNEARAERDAMLKEAREMKEKMIADSKNEAQAQGQKMIEQAKAAIESEKNAAMAELKSQVSTLSLSIAEKLLKEELSNKESQTKLVEKMLGDVKLN, encoded by the coding sequence ATGGAAAAGTTAATAAATCAGTTCGAGTTCGGTTTGTTCTTTTGGCAAGTATTAATATTTGTTGGATTAATTTTCTTGTTGAAAAAATTTGCATGGAAACCAATTCTTGATGCAGTAAATGATAGAGAGCAAGGAATTAAAGATGCGTTACTTTCTGCAGAAAATGCAAGACAAGAAATGCAAAATTTACAAGCTGATAACCAAAGAATTTTGAATGAAGCTCGTGCAGAACGTGACGCTATGTTAAAAGAAGCTCGCGAAATGAAAGAGAAAATGATTGCTGATTCTAAAAATGAAGCTCAAGCTCAAGGTCAAAAAATGATCGAACAAGCTAAAGCGGCTATCGAAAGCGAAAAAAACGCTGCTATGGCAGAATTGAAATCTCAAGTTTCAACTTTATCATTAAGCATTGCTGAAAAATTATTGAAAGAAGAATTATCTAACAAAGAATCTCAAACTAAATTAGTTGAGAAAATGTTAGGTGACGTAAAGTTAAACTAA
- a CDS encoding DUF5687 family protein, with the protein MIKKFIYLEWKAFIRSASFGKNLAMKILIGFFMIYFSVIFIGMGVGAFYVLKDMKLEPLVTVNKFLVYYFLFDLVIRLLLQSIPVLNIKPLLIMPFKKPTIVHFSLGKTMLSFFNWVHALFFIPFSIVLILNGYDVVGIVFWHLGIMAFIYINNFLNIILSNIDKLFALFVVAILAFGGAQYYKLFDITVFTTPFFQNFYDIEGVFLIPILVLIGLHIYTFKYFKKNLYLDAGLSVKQDEASTENLTWLNQFGTLGTFLKNDIKLIKRNKRSKTTIIMSVIFLFYGLIFFGNSHQPAMMHIFAGIFVSGGFLFVFGQFVPSWDSSYYQLMMTQNIPYRNYITSKWWLIVIATFASTILASFYLFYGWEVYLTIVVGAIYNIGVNSHLVLLGGAFTKTPIDLSNAGGAFGDKKAFNASAMLLSLPKILLPVALYGLGIYFGDKMIGLALVAGAGILGFVFKEKVFSLIEKRYKIEKYSTISAYKQKN; encoded by the coding sequence ATGATTAAGAAGTTTATTTACCTTGAATGGAAAGCTTTCATTCGATCGGCATCATTTGGTAAAAACCTGGCAATGAAAATTCTAATAGGTTTTTTCATGATCTATTTTTCAGTGATTTTTATCGGAATGGGCGTTGGAGCATTTTATGTTCTAAAGGATATGAAATTAGAACCTTTGGTAACAGTCAACAAATTTTTAGTTTATTATTTTTTGTTCGATCTGGTAATCCGATTATTATTGCAATCAATTCCTGTTTTAAATATTAAACCGTTATTGATAATGCCTTTTAAAAAACCGACAATTGTTCATTTTTCATTAGGAAAAACGATGCTGTCATTTTTTAATTGGGTTCATGCTTTATTTTTTATTCCGTTTTCGATTGTACTAATTTTAAACGGATACGATGTTGTCGGAATTGTTTTCTGGCATTTAGGAATTATGGCATTCATTTATATCAATAATTTCCTGAACATTATTTTAAGCAATATCGACAAATTGTTTGCTTTGTTTGTTGTTGCTATTTTGGCTTTCGGAGGAGCGCAATATTATAAATTGTTTGATATAACGGTATTTACAACTCCGTTTTTTCAAAACTTTTACGATATAGAAGGTGTATTTTTAATACCAATATTAGTATTAATCGGATTGCATATCTATACTTTTAAATATTTTAAAAAGAATTTATATCTAGATGCAGGACTTTCTGTAAAACAAGATGAAGCTTCTACAGAAAATCTTACTTGGCTTAATCAGTTTGGAACTTTGGGAACTTTCCTTAAAAATGACATCAAACTTATTAAAAGAAATAAAAGATCGAAAACGACAATTATTATGAGCGTTATCTTTTTATTCTACGGATTGATTTTTTTCGGAAACTCACATCAGCCAGCTATGATGCACATTTTTGCCGGAATATTTGTTTCAGGAGGATTTCTATTTGTCTTTGGCCAATTTGTTCCGAGTTGGGATAGTTCATATTACCAATTAATGATGACTCAGAATATTCCGTACAGAAATTATATCACTTCAAAATGGTGGCTTATTGTTATTGCAACATTTGCCTCGACAATATTGGCATCTTTTTATCTCTTTTACGGATGGGAAGTTTATCTAACTATTGTTGTTGGAGCGATTTATAATATAGGTGTAAATTCTCATTTGGTTCTTTTAGGTGGCGCTTTCACTAAAACACCGATTGATTTGAGTAATGCAGGCGGAGCTTTTGGAGATAAAAAAGCTTTTAATGCAAGCGCTATGCTTTTGTCTTTGCCTAAAATTTTATTGCCAGTGGCCTTATATGGATTAGGAATTTATTTTGGAGACAAAATGATTGGTTTGGCTTTAGTAGCCGGCGCAGGTATTCTTGGATTTGTATTTAAAGAAAAGGTATTTTCTTTAATTGAAAAAAGATACAAAATTGAAAAATACAGTACGATAAGTGCTTATAAACAAAAGAATTAA
- a CDS encoding AtpZ/AtpI family protein codes for MEKEPNKNRGNKWIALINIPIQMGVIIFLFSYLGTWLDENHPSEKVYYNKILVMVGVALALYNVIRQVNEINKTK; via the coding sequence ATGGAAAAGGAGCCGAATAAAAATAGAGGAAATAAATGGATAGCACTCATTAATATTCCCATTCAAATGGGTGTTATCATATTTTTGTTTTCTTATCTCGGAACCTGGCTAGACGAAAATCATCCAAGCGAAAAAGTTTACTATAACAAGATCTTGGTTATGGTTGGCGTTGCATTAGCACTATATAATGTTATACGTCAGGTAAATGAGATTAATAAAACAAAGTAA
- a CDS encoding ABC transporter ATP-binding protein, which translates to MIQVNQLSKKYNGTTVLNISNLDIPKGQSFGLVGNNGAGKTTFFSLLLDLIQPTTGYIKSNDIQVNTSENWKSFTGSFLDENFLIGYLTPEEYFYFIGDLRNQNKADVDALLAKHEEFFNGEILKNKKYLRDLSKGNQKKVGIIATLIGNPEVVILDEPFANLDPTTVSRLKKIIKELAENPNVTVLVSSHDLQHTVEVCDRIVALNKGEIVKDIQTSKETLQELELFFAV; encoded by the coding sequence ATGATACAAGTAAATCAACTTTCAAAAAAATATAACGGAACAACAGTTTTAAACATTAGCAATCTTGATATTCCAAAAGGACAAAGTTTCGGATTGGTCGGAAATAACGGAGCAGGAAAAACAACTTTTTTCAGCTTACTTTTGGATCTTATTCAACCTACAACCGGATATATAAAAAGCAATGATATTCAGGTAAATACAAGCGAAAACTGGAAATCTTTTACAGGTTCTTTTTTAGATGAAAATTTCCTTATCGGATATTTAACACCGGAAGAATATTTCTACTTTATTGGAGATTTGCGCAATCAGAATAAAGCAGACGTAGATGCTTTGTTGGCAAAACATGAAGAATTTTTTAATGGAGAGATTTTAAAAAACAAAAAATACCTTCGAGATTTATCAAAAGGAAACCAGAAAAAAGTTGGAATTATTGCAACACTTATTGGAAATCCAGAAGTTGTAATTTTAGACGAACCTTTTGCAAATTTAGATCCAACAACAGTTAGCCGATTGAAAAAAATTATTAAAGAATTGGCAGAAAATCCAAATGTAACAGTTTTAGTTTCAAGTCATGATTTGCAACATACTGTTGAAGTTTGCGATCGAATAGTGGCGCTTAATAAAGGCGAAATTGTAAAAGATATTCAGACTTCAAAAGAGACCTTACAGGAACTAGAATTGTTTTTTGCGGTATAG
- a CDS encoding glycosyltransferase family 9 protein: protein MRLSAMGDVAMTVPVLRAFVKQYPTVKLTVISRPFFKPFFDGIPNLEFFAFDEKERHKGFPGLLRLFKDLKKLKIDAFADLHNVLRSKVVSLLFALSGKKRATVDKGREGKKELTRAEKKIFKQLPTMFERHTKVFEQLGFPLDLSSRSVGTTFPEKAVLSADILKIIGNENSKLIGIAPFAQYDSKVYPLDLMKEVIAKLAENSSYKILLFGGGKKEIEILDSILEPFENVINMAGKIKFQQELQLISNLDVMLSMDSGNAHIAAMLGVKVITLWGATHPYAGFLPFNQTLENALTSDRNQYPKLPTSVYGNKVVEGYEDAMRTILPQQVFDKVVEQLS from the coding sequence ATGAGACTATCCGCAATGGGAGATGTCGCCATGACGGTTCCTGTTTTACGCGCTTTTGTAAAACAATATCCGACAGTGAAATTGACCGTTATTTCTCGTCCATTTTTCAAACCTTTTTTTGATGGAATTCCAAATTTGGAGTTTTTTGCTTTCGATGAAAAAGAAAGACACAAAGGATTTCCTGGGCTTTTGCGATTATTTAAAGACTTGAAAAAACTAAAAATTGATGCTTTTGCAGATCTTCATAATGTTTTACGTTCTAAAGTTGTGAGTTTACTTTTCGCTTTAAGCGGAAAAAAAAGAGCAACCGTTGATAAAGGCCGTGAAGGAAAAAAAGAATTAACGAGAGCTGAAAAGAAGATTTTCAAACAATTGCCAACAATGTTCGAAAGACATACAAAAGTGTTTGAACAACTTGGTTTTCCTTTAGATTTATCCTCCCGAAGCGTCGGGACAACTTTTCCTGAAAAAGCAGTTTTAAGTGCTGATATTCTTAAAATTATCGGAAATGAAAATTCAAAATTAATTGGAATTGCACCTTTTGCTCAATACGATTCAAAGGTTTATCCTTTGGATTTAATGAAAGAAGTAATTGCCAAATTGGCTGAGAATTCTTCATACAAAATTTTACTTTTTGGCGGAGGAAAAAAAGAAATCGAAATTTTAGATTCAATTTTAGAGCCATTTGAAAACGTGATTAATATGGCTGGGAAAATTAAGTTTCAGCAGGAATTACAATTAATTAGTAATCTAGATGTCATGCTTTCTATGGATTCTGGAAATGCACATATTGCAGCAATGCTTGGAGTAAAAGTAATTACGCTATGGGGCGCAACGCATCCGTACGCAGGATTTTTACCTTTTAATCAAACGCTAGAAAACGCATTGACTTCAGACAGAAATCAATATCCAAAACTTCCAACTTCGGTTTATGGAAATAAAGTTGTGGAAGGTTATGAAGATGCGATGAGAACTATTTTGCCACAACAGGTTTTTGACAAAGTTGTAGAACAGCTTTCATAA
- the atpB gene encoding F0F1 ATP synthase subunit A has product MVISNKPLRFILAALVACLPLMSFSNTEKDSTHVQTEVAHEGAAEGHHAEPTDVKSKIKAFIGHHVLDSHDFTLTQDDETGKYYGFPLPVILWDNGLHIFSSSKFHHGHEVAESNGNFYVINHHDGKIYRTDAKGTITEDEKTGHPTNVRPLDFSITKTVLSIMVAALLMFWLFTSLAKSYAKNGGIASGVGRIFEPLVLFIRDDVAIPNIGEKHYKKYMSYLLTIFFFVLFLNIFGLTPLGINATGNFTITFSLAILTFLITNISANKNYWGHIFWMPGVPKPMRIILAPIELLGVFIKPFSLMIRLYANIFAGHIVLMSIIGLMFIFKSWIGSTLSFGLSFVLSILEILVAFLQAYIFTMLSALYFGSAVEEHHHEEEGHH; this is encoded by the coding sequence ATGGTGATTTCAAACAAACCACTCAGATTTATTCTTGCAGCTTTAGTAGCTTGTCTTCCACTAATGAGTTTTTCAAATACTGAAAAAGACTCTACGCATGTTCAAACTGAAGTAGCCCATGAAGGTGCTGCAGAAGGACATCATGCAGAGCCAACAGATGTTAAATCTAAGATTAAAGCATTTATTGGTCATCACGTTTTAGACTCTCATGATTTTACATTAACGCAAGATGATGAGACAGGTAAATATTATGGTTTCCCATTACCAGTAATTCTTTGGGATAATGGTTTACACATTTTTTCTTCTTCTAAATTTCACCACGGACACGAAGTAGCTGAGTCAAATGGAAATTTTTATGTGATTAATCATCACGATGGAAAAATCTACAGAACAGATGCTAAGGGTACAATTACTGAAGATGAAAAAACAGGTCACCCAACAAATGTTCGTCCGTTAGACTTCTCAATTACAAAAACGGTACTTTCTATTATGGTTGCCGCTTTATTAATGTTTTGGTTATTTACAAGTTTAGCAAAATCATATGCTAAAAACGGAGGAATTGCTTCTGGAGTTGGAAGAATTTTCGAACCTTTAGTACTTTTTATTCGTGACGATGTTGCGATTCCAAACATTGGTGAAAAACATTATAAGAAATACATGAGTTATTTATTAACTATATTTTTCTTTGTATTGTTTTTAAATATTTTCGGACTAACTCCACTAGGGATTAATGCTACAGGAAACTTTACAATTACATTCTCTTTAGCAATCCTTACATTCTTAATCACAAACATTTCAGCAAATAAAAATTACTGGGGTCACATTTTCTGGATGCCAGGAGTACCAAAACCAATGAGAATTATTTTGGCACCAATTGAATTGTTAGGAGTTTTCATTAAGCCATTTTCATTAATGATTCGTTTGTACGCAAATATCTTTGCGGGTCACATCGTATTAATGAGTATCATTGGATTGATGTTTATCTTTAAAAGCTGGATTGGAAGTACATTATCTTTCGGATTATCATTTGTACTTTCTATACTAGAAATTCTAGTAGCATTTTTACAAGCCTATATTTTTACAATGCTGTCTGCACTTTATTTTGGTTCAGCAGTAGAAGAGCACCACCACGAAGAGGAGGGGCACCACTAA
- a CDS encoding tetratricopeptide repeat protein, whose product MKKNTLKYSFTLVFLLLLIACSTKKNTFLARSSHSIGTKYNILYNGGIGLDKGLQSIQANNQDNFWKILPIEKMQFDENFSEGEKAKNPDFEKAETKATKAIQKHSMNIGGRERNWQIDEAYLMLGKARYYDQRFIPAIEAFNYILYKYPESNNIYIAKIWREKTNMRLGNDAIALKNIKILLKKTDLDKQTFADANALLAEAFLNLEQKDSAVAKLRIAEQFTRKNEERARYRFILGQMYQGEGKRDSANYFYDGVIDLNRKADRKYMMHAYAKKAQMYDYENGNDTIFLKMYNKLVADRENRPYYDVLFYEMGNFYDKRKDNKNALVFYNKSLARKSKDPYLMASAYRNIGNMYFKNTEYIMAAKYYDSTLVKLDPKTREYAFIEKNRKNLDEVIKYEAIAKRNDSIIKVYNLPATEKKVYFENYIAELKKKDEAKRLSEEKERERLVNIDLNSQAEVSGNGAVNPQSLGKSSVPELVGVPPGSNDNVSTFYFYNPTTVAYGKLQFKKMWGSRTLGGNWRLSGVKSANDAALNDTIKNQEIANAIADTVVVEKYTVAYYVKQLPTTQSAMDSIGKERNFSYYQLGLIYKEKFKEYKLASDKLEQLLKNNPEEKLVLPSMYNLYKIYQITDPAKAEAMKTEISSKYPESRYAQILNNKSDDSSSSPDKEYYKWYKLFEEEKFDEVLANIDNLINQYSGDDIVSKYELLKANTLGKVNGLEAYKKGLENVADNYPNSEEGKNAREILEKQVPILEKMAFTDVDNKNWKILYKVANTDTKTVEKIKEAIRVFLLVENFERLTTSVDKYNKTESFVVIHGLKSEAYARDIAGVFRDDKKYKIADPSIIISTDNYKIVQIKKNLDAYLTPKAP is encoded by the coding sequence TTGAAAAAGAATACTCTTAAATATAGTTTTACTCTCGTTTTTTTATTGCTTTTGATAGCTTGTTCTACCAAAAAAAACACTTTTTTGGCTAGAAGTTCGCATTCTATCGGGACCAAATATAATATTTTGTACAATGGAGGAATTGGCTTAGATAAAGGTCTTCAATCTATTCAGGCCAATAATCAAGATAATTTTTGGAAAATTCTGCCAATAGAAAAAATGCAGTTCGACGAAAATTTTTCTGAAGGAGAAAAAGCCAAAAATCCTGATTTTGAAAAAGCAGAAACAAAAGCTACAAAAGCGATTCAGAAACACTCCATGAATATTGGAGGAAGAGAGAGAAACTGGCAGATTGACGAAGCGTACCTTATGTTAGGAAAAGCGAGATATTACGATCAGCGCTTTATTCCTGCAATTGAGGCATTCAATTATATTTTGTACAAATACCCAGAAAGCAACAATATTTACATTGCAAAAATCTGGCGTGAAAAGACCAATATGCGTTTAGGAAACGATGCAATTGCTCTTAAAAACATTAAAATTTTACTTAAAAAAACAGATTTAGACAAACAGACTTTTGCCGATGCAAATGCTCTTTTGGCTGAAGCATTTCTGAATTTAGAACAAAAAGATAGTGCCGTTGCCAAACTAAGAATTGCGGAACAATTTACCAGAAAAAATGAGGAACGCGCTAGATATCGCTTTATTTTGGGACAAATGTACCAAGGAGAAGGAAAAAGAGATAGCGCTAATTATTTTTATGATGGTGTAATTGATTTAAACAGAAAAGCAGATCGTAAATACATGATGCATGCTTATGCAAAGAAAGCTCAGATGTATGATTATGAAAACGGAAACGATACAATTTTCTTAAAAATGTACAATAAGTTAGTTGCAGATCGTGAAAACCGTCCTTATTATGATGTGCTTTTTTATGAGATGGGTAATTTTTATGATAAAAGAAAAGATAATAAAAACGCTCTCGTTTTCTATAATAAATCATTAGCAAGAAAATCAAAAGATCCGTATTTAATGGCTTCTGCTTATAGAAATATCGGAAACATGTATTTTAAAAATACAGAATATATAATGGCAGCAAAGTATTATGACAGTACTTTGGTTAAGCTAGATCCTAAAACTAGAGAATACGCTTTTATTGAAAAAAATAGAAAAAACCTTGATGAAGTAATAAAATACGAAGCAATCGCAAAACGTAATGACAGTATTATTAAGGTTTACAACTTGCCAGCAACAGAAAAGAAAGTTTATTTTGAAAACTATATTGCAGAGCTAAAAAAGAAAGACGAAGCTAAACGACTTTCAGAAGAAAAAGAAAGAGAAAGATTAGTCAATATTGATTTAAATTCTCAGGCAGAAGTTTCTGGAAACGGAGCCGTTAATCCGCAATCTTTAGGTAAATCTTCTGTTCCTGAATTAGTTGGTGTGCCTCCAGGTTCTAATGATAATGTAAGCACATTTTATTTTTACAACCCAACAACAGTTGCTTACGGAAAACTGCAATTTAAAAAAATGTGGGGAAGCCGAACTTTAGGCGGTAATTGGAGATTGTCAGGAGTAAAATCTGCAAATGATGCAGCATTAAACGATACGATTAAAAATCAAGAAATTGCAAACGCAATAGCAGATACGGTTGTTGTAGAAAAATATACAGTTGCTTATTATGTAAAACAGCTTCCAACAACTCAATCGGCTATGGATAGCATAGGCAAAGAACGTAATTTTTCATATTATCAATTAGGACTTATATATAAGGAGAAGTTTAAAGAATATAAATTGGCCAGTGACAAATTGGAACAGTTATTAAAAAACAATCCAGAAGAAAAGCTAGTATTGCCATCGATGTATAATTTGTATAAAATCTATCAAATTACAGATCCGGCAAAAGCAGAAGCAATGAAAACTGAAATCTCGTCTAAATACCCAGAATCGAGATATGCCCAGATTTTAAATAATAAATCAGACGATTCAAGTTCGAGTCCCGACAAAGAGTATTATAAATGGTATAAACTTTTTGAAGAAGAAAAATTTGATGAAGTCTTGGCGAATATCGATAATTTAATTAATCAATATTCAGGAGATGATATTGTTTCTAAATACGAATTATTAAAAGCCAATACTTTAGGAAAAGTAAATGGTTTGGAAGCCTATAAAAAAGGTTTAGAAAATGTCGCCGACAATTATCCGAATAGTGAAGAAGGTAAGAATGCGAGAGAAATTCTAGAAAAACAAGTTCCTATCTTAGAAAAGATGGCCTTTACAGATGTAGACAATAAAAATTGGAAAATTTTGTATAAAGTTGCTAATACAGATACAAAAACGGTCGAAAAAATTAAAGAGGCAATTAGAGTATTTTTGTTAGTTGAAAACTTCGAAAGATTAACAACATCTGTAGATAAATACAATAAAACGGAAAGTTTTGTAGTTATTCATGGTTTAAAGTCTGAAGCTTATGCTAGAGATATTGCTGGAGTTTTCAGAGATGATAAAAAATACAAAATTGCCGATCCGTCAATAATTATATCAACGGATAATTACAAAATAGTACAGATCAAAAAGAATCTAGACGCATACTTGACCCCAAAAGCCCCTTAA
- the upp gene encoding uracil phosphoribosyltransferase: MKIHYISENNSVLNHFLGQIRNVNVQNDSMRFRRNIERIGEIMAYELSKILPYKEVEIQTPLGIKKTTQIETDLVLCPILRAGLPLHNGFLNYFDHAENSFVSACRFHPNNDDEFEILVEYQAISNLNNKTVLLLDPMLATGQSIVAVHKKLIENATPTEFHIVVVIAAPEGIAHLEENLPENCHLWVASLDEKLNEKNYIVPGLGDAGDLAYGSKL, encoded by the coding sequence ATGAAAATTCACTATATCTCTGAAAATAATAGCGTTCTTAATCATTTTTTAGGTCAAATTAGAAATGTAAATGTCCAGAATGACAGTATGCGTTTTCGCAGAAATATCGAACGCATTGGAGAAATTATGGCTTACGAGTTAAGTAAAATTTTGCCTTATAAAGAGGTTGAAATCCAAACTCCGCTTGGCATTAAAAAAACAACTCAAATTGAAACCGATTTAGTTTTATGTCCGATTTTGAGAGCTGGTTTACCACTTCATAACGGGTTTTTAAATTATTTTGATCATGCCGAAAACAGCTTTGTTTCTGCTTGCAGATTTCACCCGAATAATGATGATGAGTTTGAAATTTTAGTTGAATATCAAGCCATTTCAAACTTAAACAATAAAACTGTTTTACTTCTAGATCCGATGTTGGCAACTGGACAATCTATCGTTGCCGTTCATAAAAAACTGATTGAAAATGCTACTCCAACAGAATTTCATATTGTTGTTGTTATTGCTGCTCCAGAAGGAATTGCGCATCTAGAAGAAAATCTTCCAGAAAATTGCCATTTGTGGGTTGCTTCTTTGGATGAAAAACTAAATGAGAAAAATTACATTGTTCCTGGACTTGGCGACGCTGGCGATCTCGCTTACGGAAGTAAATTATAA
- a CDS encoding DUF4254 domain-containing protein → MFSKLAYSVFEQSIKDYHQFDNVDQPINNPYPKDKFEHLLYLKNWIDTVQWHFEDIIRDPQIDPVAALTLKRRIDASNQERTDMVEYIDSYFLQKYSDIKAKDGAKINSESPAWAFDRLSILALKIYHMHEEATRAEASQEHRDKCQEKLNILLEQRTDLSTAIEELLTDIESGEKFMKVYKQMKMYNDDDLNPVLYQNKK, encoded by the coding sequence ATGTTTTCAAAATTAGCATATTCTGTTTTCGAGCAAAGCATCAAAGATTATCATCAATTTGATAATGTTGACCAGCCGATCAATAATCCTTATCCAAAAGATAAGTTCGAGCATTTGTTATATCTAAAAAATTGGATTGATACCGTTCAATGGCATTTTGAAGATATTATTCGTGATCCGCAAATTGATCCAGTTGCAGCTTTAACTTTAAAAAGAAGAATTGATGCATCAAATCAGGAACGTACTGATATGGTGGAATATATCGATAGTTACTTTTTGCAAAAATACAGCGATATTAAAGCTAAAGACGGAGCAAAAATCAATTCTGAAAGTCCAGCTTGGGCATTTGACAGATTGTCTATTTTGGCTTTAAAAATTTATCATATGCACGAAGAAGCTACACGCGCTGAAGCTTCTCAAGAACATAGAGATAAATGTCAAGAAAAATTAAATATTCTTTTAGAGCAAAGAACAGATTTATCTACAGCAATTGAAGAATTATTGACAGATATCGAAAGCGGAGAAAAATTCATGAAAGTGTACAAACAAATGAAAATGTACAACGACGATGATTTGAACCCAGTTTTGTATCAAAATAAAAAATAA
- a CDS encoding bactofilin family protein: MFEKVKKNGTEQLGKTNRIVEGTSIIGDIVSKADFRLDGELIGNFTSQGKIVIGAKGSVKGEIICNNADIEGEFHGKIKVLEILNIKSTAQIHGEVAVGKLSIEPGADFTATCTMLAHSNQVIMLEDGKGAE, translated from the coding sequence ATGTTTGAAAAAGTAAAAAAAAACGGAACTGAACAATTAGGAAAAACGAATAGAATTGTAGAAGGAACATCAATAATAGGAGATATCGTTTCTAAAGCCGATTTTAGATTAGACGGCGAATTGATTGGAAATTTTACTTCGCAAGGCAAAATCGTAATTGGCGCTAAGGGATCTGTAAAAGGAGAAATAATCTGTAACAATGCCGATATCGAAGGAGAGTTTCACGGAAAAATAAAAGTTCTGGAAATCCTTAATATCAAGTCTACTGCTCAAATTCATGGAGAAGTAGCAGTAGGAAAACTTTCAATAGAACCAGGAGCAGACTTCACAGCAACCTGCACAATGCTTGCCCATTCAAATCAGGTAATAATGTTAGAAGATGGAAAAGGAGCCGAATAA
- the atpE gene encoding ATP synthase F0 subunit C translates to MNGLNFVGAGLIVIGAALGIGRIGGSAMDAIARQPEASGKIQTAMLIAAALIEGIGFAALFAA, encoded by the coding sequence ATGAACGGTTTAAATTTCGTAGGAGCTGGATTAATCGTAATCGGAGCTGCATTAGGTATCGGTAGAATTGGTGGTTCAGCAATGGACGCTATCGCTCGTCAACCAGAAGCTTCAGGAAAAATCCAAACAGCTATGCTTATCGCTGCTGCACTTATTGAAGGTATTGGTTTCGCTGCATTATTCGCTGCTTAA
- a CDS encoding ferredoxin--NADP reductase, whose amino-acid sequence MPSFLKLIIKEVKRETAEAVSVLFNVPEELKPDYKFIAGQYINLKLTLDNQEIRRAYSICSAPDSGELRIAVKAVKNGLFSQFANTRLKAGDVLEVGQPEGKFTFEPDAERQKNYAAFVAGSGITPVLSIIKSVLKHEPKSSFVLVYGNKTPENTIFHQELHDLQLQYVGRFFVHYVFSQAKAENALFGRIEKSTVNFVLNNKHKELQFDKFFLCGPEEMINTVSDVLKEKNVKESAIKFELFTSSTEEHAIQGSQEGHTKITVLVDDEETTFEMSKKQTILDAALKQGVDAPYSCQGGICSSCLGRVTAGSAEMTKNSILTDSEIAEGLILTCQAHPTSETIYVDYDDV is encoded by the coding sequence ATGCCTTCATTCTTAAAACTTATAATTAAAGAGGTTAAACGCGAAACTGCAGAGGCTGTTTCTGTACTTTTTAATGTTCCAGAAGAACTAAAACCTGACTATAAATTTATAGCTGGTCAATATATAAATTTAAAACTAACACTTGATAACCAAGAAATTAGACGCGCTTATTCTATTTGCTCTGCTCCAGATAGCGGCGAATTAAGAATTGCTGTTAAAGCGGTAAAAAATGGTCTTTTTTCTCAGTTTGCCAATACAAGACTTAAAGCAGGTGATGTTCTTGAAGTAGGTCAACCAGAAGGTAAATTTACTTTTGAACCAGATGCAGAAAGACAAAAAAACTATGCAGCCTTTGTTGCAGGAAGCGGAATCACGCCTGTTCTTTCTATCATAAAATCGGTTTTAAAACACGAACCAAAAAGTTCATTTGTACTAGTTTACGGAAATAAAACTCCTGAAAACACAATTTTTCATCAAGAACTTCACGATTTACAATTGCAATACGTAGGCAGATTTTTTGTTCATTACGTATTTAGCCAGGCAAAAGCTGAAAATGCTTTATTTGGAAGAATTGAAAAATCGACTGTAAATTTTGTTTTGAATAACAAACACAAAGAACTTCAGTTTGATAAATTCTTCTTGTGCGGACCAGAAGAAATGATTAATACCGTTTCTGATGTTTTAAAAGAGAAAAATGTAAAAGAATCAGCCATTAAGTTTGAGCTTTTTACTTCTTCTACTGAAGAACACGCAATTCAAGGTTCTCAAGAAGGACACACAAAAATTACGGTTTTGGTTGATGATGAAGAAACTACTTTTGAAATGTCTAAAAAACAGACTATTCTTGATGCTGCTCTAAAACAAGGTGTTGACGCTCCTTATTCTTGCCAAGGCGGAATCTGCAGCAGCTGTTTAGGACGTGTAACTGCAGGAAGTGCAGAAATGACTAAAAACTCAATTTTAACAGATAGCGAGATTGCCGAAGGTTTAATTTTAACTTGTCAGGCGCATCCAACATCCGAAACTATTTATGTTGATTACGACGACGTTTAG